The Malassezia restricta chromosome I, complete sequence genome contains the following window.
cgcgacggcggcgcacacacacacgcacggcgTGAGTGTGAGGATCAGACGCACCATCACGCCCGAGAAGTACGAGGCCATCACGGCGTAGATGACGACAAACacatgctcgtcgcgcagctcctgGAACAGGAAAAACAGGCCGGCGGGGAAcaggagcgcgaggcagTGCAGGTCGAGGAAGTACGTGCTCCATGCCGGCGGCTGGTGCTCGGACACGGACGCAATGATCGGGATGTGCTTCTTGGCGTACGACGTGTCCCACAGCGAGTAGAAGCGGCCTGTCCACGGCGCGATGTAGCCTGCGTACGtgagcgccacgagcgccgcgaaCGCTGCGAGTGCCAGGATGGCGACGCTTGCGCGCACAAGCACCTTGAACTGCGCGGACGACACGTACCGCCGCACAGTTTCCGTGAGCGCAatcagctgcagcaggccaaacacgccgagcgcggccaTGTGCTcggacgtgcgcacggGCTGGAACCCGACGAACGGGATCTGCATGCTCGCGAGCGTCCCGATCGCGTAGAACGACGAGTATGCGACGTACAGCCGCTCGCTAAAGCGGCCCATGAGGACGAGCACCAAAGCGTGCAGCGGGATCATGTTGGTGATAAACACGTAGCCACCCCATGCGGCGACCATGTAAAAGTACGAGAGCGCCGTGAGCATGCCAAAGAGCATGCTGCCGTCGCGCACGGAGCGCACCCACAGATAGAACGTGAACAGCAGCAAAAAGATGGCGATGGCCTCGTTATCGTACGAGCCCGCGACGGAACGCGAGATGTAGCCAggcgcgatgccgatgAACAGCGCGGCCAGAAGCCCCGCCGCATCGTCCTTCATCATCGACGTGAACAGGTACGCAGCCAGCACCGTGAGCACACTAAACATGGGCGCGAGCATCACGCAAATGTCGCGGATGTTGACAGGCACATGGAAAAAGTGCAGGATATTGTACagcgtgccgctcgtgaCCATGAGGCCAGGGAACACGGTGCCACCAGCCGCGCGGCCGAGCGGGTACCACGCCGTCGGATCGAACCAGTTCCAGAAGCGGTAGTACCCGTCCTGCGTTAGGACCTTGGTCGCACGGAAGTTGAACCACGGATCGAATTCATGGATGATCGATTCGTACCGCACGACAGAAAACAAGCGAGACGATACAGCGGCGACAGCGATCAGAAACAAAATCAccatgcgcagcagcgacgccacatTCTgccgcgtctcgagcgtcgccatcgtcgGGGCccaaggcggcgccgcccagcgcacggcggcgcccTGAGCCGCTCCCTCACGTGATAACATGCCACGTGGACATAAGCTTcgcgcgccggcgccgcggcggcgcttcGTCATGCCCCCTGCTCATgtggcggcggaggcgcaggcgtGCGCCGAGGCGGACGTCGATGTCGCGTACGTCAGtgtcgcgctcgaggacgCACTGCGTGATGCGAGGACGGGCGCGTCTCCCCTAGCGATATCGATCGTCCCGCGTCGCGAggcgtgcacgtcgcgcacggcgctgtgggCCGCCGGCCGCATCGTGTGGGCGCGGCCTCTGCGCCCCGAGATGGCCGAGGAAGCCGAGGTGCACGCGCGCATGGCTGTGTACGTGCACCCTGCTTTGGCGGGCTCGACGGACGTCGCGGtccgcgccgtcgagcccgtgcgcctcgctgccgTGTACGTGGCTGTGGCGGCCGGCGACTacgagcgcctcgctgccgaCCAGGCGGGCGTGCAAGACGCGCTGGATGGGCGCATCGTGTGTACGCATGCCTGCATGCCCTTACTGggcacgacggcgcgtGTGCTTATGAGCGAGCCCGTCGCGCagggcgtcgtcgatgcgtcagcgacgcgcgtctaTGTGATCCAAGAGCGACCtgccgcggccgccgaggagGACGTCGCTGCGGCGCCACCTGCGATTGACGAGCGCTTCTTGGCGTGCGATACGAGTGCGTCGCCTGCCTTtcgcgcgcgcctcatgccgcacgcccagctcgtgcgcgatgcgatcgaggcatggcagcggcgcggcaaCGATGCGTATGTCGATATCGAGAGTGTGGTGCTTGTGCGTGAGCGAGCGCTCGCGCATCTGGCTCTCTTTGACGGCGACTGGGCCGTCGCGACCGTGTGGCCAGATCGCaagccgcgcgtcgtccgtgtGTGCATGACAAGCGACGCCCTCGCGCTTGACGAGGCGTatgtgccgccgatgctgctgcagaaCCTGTGTGACGGCGCGACGTTCGACCCCATGCGGGAAGTCGCGCTGCATCTCGACccgctgccgccgcatgTGGCCGAGGaggccatcgagctcgCTGAGCCGCCGTCCAAGCCGCCGCTGATGCCGTGTGCCGAGCACATGTGCATCGCGACGATCGCGTCGCCCGTGACGACGGACCGCGCTTATGATGCGCAGTGTGcagatgcgctgcgcgcgtaCCTCGCTGACCACCCACGCATCCTGCGCGAGGGCGACGTGATCGCCGTCGCCCTCACCGCcgggcgtgcgcgcttcCAGCACATGGACACGGCCCGCGAGCAGACGCCCGCTGCGTCGCAAATGCTGCATCTGCCGGGCCATCCGCCGACGTACCTGCGCGATGCGGTCTACTTTTGCGTGAGCGAGCTCACGCccgagctcgtcgatcccgagacgctgcagcgccgcatcccGACGACCATGCCGGCCCTGCGGCAGTGGTGCCTGACCCTGCTAGCCTCGGGCAGCATggccggcgcaggctgcTGGGTCGACGCGCACACCACGCGCATCCTGCAGAGCGGCACggtccagcgccgcgtcgtgacGGACGTGCACGGCTGGCTCGGCTTGGCGTCCGACACGCCGCCCTGTCCGCCCGACCACACGCCCTTGACGCAGCCAGGCTCCGCGTGGTCGCGCCTCGCCTCGCTGCTGCACGCGGCCCTATCGCCCCGTGCGCAGTcgctcggcgtccacgtgcacctgctgctccaaggcgcacgcggcgtGGGAAAGCGCATGCTGGTGCGCTGGGCCGCTCAGCGCGTGGgtgtgcatgtgctcgagctgccGAGCACGATGCTGGTGGGCGATACGGATGCGCACACGGAgggcgcgctgcgtgcgcggtgtgagcgcgtgcgctcgtgcatgccgTGCGTTCTCCTGCTGCGGGATATCGATCtgctcgtgcggcgcggcgcgggcgaagcggcgcagcaggccgTCGTCAAGATGCTGCATCGGTGCCTGAgtgacgacggcggcgtgccgctggtGATCGGCACCGTGGACGATGCGGAGGCGTGTCCTtccgcgctgcgtgcgctgttTCCCGAGAcgatcgagctgcgtcCGCCGTCAGAGCCGGTGCgggcgcagctgctgcgcatggcgctcgAGACGTGCGAGCCCGGCGCGGATGTCgatgtgcatgcgctcgctgtgcagacggccgcgctgctggccgacgacctgcgcgacgtggtcgaccgtgcgcgcctcgcgtcGATACAGCGCCTCGGTGCCGCCGGCACGAGCGATCTTGTCGCAGCGCGCCCGGTCGTGTCGGCGGCTGATttggacgacgcgctcgcagctgtgcgtgcgcggTACAGCGAGAGTATCGGTGCGCCCAAGATCCCGAATGTCACATGGGACGATGTCGGGGGCCTCGCGCATGTCAAGCACGAGATTCTCGACAcggtgcagctgccgctcgagcatcCGGAGCTGTTCAGCGACGGCGTCAAGAAGCGCAGTGGTGTGCTGCTGTACGGCCCGCCCGGGACGGGCAAGACCCTGATCGCAAAGGCCGTCgcgacgtcgtgcgcgcTCAACTTTTTCTCAGTCAAGGGCCCCGAGCTGCTCAACATGTACATTGGCGAGTCGGAGGCGAATGTCCGCCGCGTGTTCCAAAAGGCACGCGATGCCAAGCCGTGTGTGGTGTTCTTTGACGAGCTGGATTCGAttgcgccgcagcgcggccaGCAGGGCGACTCGGGCGGTGTGATGGACCGCATCGTGAGtcagctgctcgccgagctcgatggCATGGCGTCAGGCTCGGCTGCGAGTGACGTGTTTGTGATCGGCGCGACGAATCGACCGGACCTGCTGGACCCGGCGCTCTTGCGGCCGGGCCGCTTTGATCGCCTCCTGTACCTGTCGGTGGCCGAGACGCACGATGCACAGCTCCACATCTTGCAAGCGCTCACGCGCCAAtttgtgctggacgacgacgtcggTGATTTGCGCGTGATTGCGGAGCAGTGCCCCTTCCACCTGACGGGCGCCGACTTTTACGCGCTGTGCTCGGACGCGATGCTCAAGGCCATGTCGAACAAGGCCGCGGAGATCGATGCCGTGGTCGCGCGCCTCAACGCCGAGCCGCGCGCGCCCGAGCACGCGCACTGGCCGCATCCGCTCACCGTGCCATTCTACCTGTCGGAGGTCGCGCAGCCCCACGaagtgcgtgtgcgcgtgAGCCGACGGCACTTTGaggaggcgctgcgcgagctgtCGCCGTCCGTGTCGCCGCAGGAAATGGCGCACTACCGACAGGTCCAACAGGCCTTTTCGCAGCCGAGCGACCCGGCGGCCGCGGAAGGCCTCGATACCCCGCCGTCcaggcacgaggcgctggacacGGCGGCTGCGGGACCCCACACGGCCCCTCCATAATCACGTGATCGGTACGTAGCACGGCGACATGGGCCGACGGGTGCCCCGTGGCCCGTGTTCTGCCACGACGATTTGTGAACGATGAAAGTGACGGTCATtggtgctgctggtggTATTGGCCAGCCTctctcgctgctgctcaagcAGTCGCCCTATGTGACGGAGTTGTCGCTGTACGATGTGGTGAATGCGCCTGGTGTGGCGAAGGACATCTCGCACATCAACACGCCGGCGCCCGTGTCGGGCTTTTTGCCGGACCAGGAtggcctggcgcaggccgtgaaggacgcgcgtctgATCATCATCCCGGCTGGTATGGCGCGCAAGCCTGGCCAGACGCGTGACGACCTGTTCAACGTCAACGCCTCGATTGCGTATGGCATTGCCGAGGGCATCGCCAAGTCGGCGCCCCAGGCGTTTGTGCTGGTCATCTCGAACCCGGTCAACTCTCTCGTGCCCGTGTTTGCCGAGGTGCTCAAGTCGCACAACGTGTTCGACCCGAAGCGCCTGTTTGGTGTGACGTCGCTCGAcctcgtgcgtgcgtcgacgtTCGTGGCGGAGGTGACGGGCCGTCCGCAGGACGCGGACAAGTTCCACGTGCCTGTGGTCGGTGGCCACTCGGGCACGAcgatcgtgccgctcgtgtcgcgcacgcagccggcggcgcagctcgaccaGGCGCAGATCGAGCAGCTCACGCACCGCATCCAGTTTGGTGGTGACGAGGTCATCCAGGCCAAGAACAACACGGGCAGTGCTACGCTCTCGATGGCCTTTGCGGGTGCGCGCTTCGCGAATGCCGTGCTTGCTGCCGCGCAGGGCGCTACGTCGGACCTGCCCGAGTACAGCTACATTGACCTGACGGCAGACGAGGCCGGAGGCCGCGCGATCCAGGACGTGGTCGGCCACGTGCCTTTCTTCAGCGTGCCGATCACGCTGGGCCCGAACGGTGTGGAAAAGATCCACGCCCTCGGTGAGCTCTCGTCGTACGAGCGCCAGCTCGTGTCCCaggccgtcgagggcctgcAGGGCAACATTGCCAAGGGCGTGTCGTTCAAGCCGACGAAGCTCTAAGTCGCTCATAGCACGTGATCATAAGCAATCCTTCTCCCCCTCATGGCCGAGGCTGACGCGGTGGCGTGGCTGAATCGTGAGATGCGGGGCCTGGCGCcatcgcgtgcgtcggGAACCTggacgcagcgcgtcgcggaGAGTGGTGCGGCGGATCCGCAGCACGTCGAAACGCGGCTCGCTGAGCTGCACCGCCGCATTCGCTCGGCGCGTTCAGAGCATGCCGCCGAGATCGAGACGCAGATCCAGCGGGCGCGCGCGAATGTGCCGCAggcggccgagcaggcgcagcaggtaGCGCGTGAGGCCACGCACTTCCGAGCGGCactgcaggcgctgcaccACAGCGAGCCTCCGGCCGCGCTGGCCTGCGTGCATCGACTCACGGACATCCAGCATCGgatgcagcacgcgcgCAACCTGCTCCAGGCGGCCGATGCGTGGTCGTATGTCGAGGCGGATGTGCATGCACACATCCAGGAGCGCGACTATGCGCGagccgcgcagcgcatcgcggacgtgcgcgatTCCCTCGCGCAATTCGCGCACAGCGAGCATGTGTCGGCTCAGACCGCGgtcctcgcgcgcctctCGGACACGCTCCTGCGCGAAGTACAGCCCGTGCTGGCAGCCGCGATCACGTcgggcgacgtggacgcGATGGAGCTGTGTGCGGCCGTCTATGCGCGCCTTCagcaggacgacgcgctcgccgagctgtACCTGCccgcccgtgccgagcgtgtgcaCCGCGTATGGGCCGACACGGACGCCACGCTGCCTGCCAAGATGGCGCAgctgggcgacgcgctggtCGCACTGGCCGACGAGGAAGTGCACACGttcgcgccgcggctcTTTGGCAacgaggcggccgtcgtcatcgcccaCACTCTCGCGACGCTCTCGCCGAGTCtcgcgacgtgcgtcgCCACAGCCCAAGCGCCCCTGCCGGACATGGTCCAGGCGTACGAGGTAGCTCATGCGTGGGCCGCtcgtctcgaggcgctgctgcgcggcgcgacgacgcagcctgtcgtgcagctgcgtggATCGCGCGACTGGCAGCCGTATATCGAGGAGGCGTTTGCGCCGTTCAAGGCGGCGTAccgcgcgctcgaagagGCGTACATCGAGCAGGCATGGTCCGATACGCAGCCGTCGTttgccgcgcagctcgaccGCGCAATGGTCTCGTCCCTGtcggacgacatggcgccgtGGCTCCAGTGCGTGACGCTCGTtgccgagctgctgcacgaccAGGTCAtgctggcgcgtgcacTGCGTACCGAGgccctgcagcgcgcgcacgctcttggcgcgccgctctcTGATacgcaggcggcgctgcatgcgtcgctggacCCGGGCGTCGCACACCGCCTGTCGTCGACGATGGACCTGCTTCGGCAGCGGTACCAGTCGCATGCGCGTGTGAATGCACCGATGCACCTCGCGCAGGCCGACGacctcgatgcgctgcacgactGGAGTCTGATCCGCGCGGGGGCCAAGATGCTCGGCGTCGTTCGCGAGGCGGGCGAGGCGATggacacggcgctgcgcgccgcacagcGTCTTGTGATGGAGCTTGTGCTGACCGTGTTCCGACAGCATCTCGACATGTACGttgcgcatggcgcatggcgcgagcatgcgccgGCACGCACGGATCCACGTGTGCCCATGCCGACGTTCAGTCTGAGCCCGACAGAGGGCATGGTCCGCCTCGGCGAAGGGCTGCTCAATCTGCCGCGCCTCTTTGAGGCGCTGGTCGAGCGTGAATGGGCCAACTTTGCGTACGGCGTGCATgccctcgacgacgagcggccgtgcaagacgcgcacgctgtCGGCCAAGATGCTGACGCACGACATGCCGGACGATACGCTGGACTATGTGCTGAGTGCGTggctgcgctcgctgacgctggcgctgctggcgtcgctgcagcaggaTGCGTtgccgcgcatcgtggCGTCGCGTGAGTGCGACAGGGCGCAGCTTGCGGCGGATCTCGACTACCTGAGCACGATCGCCTCGGCGCTgaacgcgtcgtcgagcgccttgcgcgAGTGGGTCGATGTGCTCCAACTTGATGCGcgggcggcgagcgcgctgcCAGCGAGCAGCCCACtacgtgcgtcgcgcgcctttGCGCTCGTGTGGACGACATGATACCCTCCCCTCGTTGTCCACGACGCATGTGCTCGTCTGCGTAGCTTCTACGTAGCCTGTCGACGTTGCAGAATCGCTGCgtgcagctcatcgagcatgtgcacGGTCGTCTCCCAGCTGACGCACGCGTCGGTGATCGACACGCCGTACGAGAGGTCGGCGCGCGTGCTCCCGTTCTTCGGCTCGCTCTGCTTGCCTTCGTGGATGTGCGACTCGATCATGATGCCGGTGATGGCCTTCTGGCCACGTGCGAGCTGAGCGGCAATGTCCGCGGAGCCCCTGGGCTGGTTGCGGAAGTCCTTGTTGCTGTTGCCGTGGCTCACGTCGATCATGATGCTGGGGTGCCGCTCCGGCAAAGCCTTGAGCAGGTTGGCCTTGCTGGtctcgacgctcgcggcATCATAGTTCGTGCCGCTCTTGCCGCCACGGTGGATGATGTGCAGGTCCGTGTTGCCCGACGTCTTGACGATCGCGGCGGTGCCCTGGTCCGTGACGCCCATGAACGCATGCGGCTGACTCGATGCGCGGATCGCATCGACCGCCACGCCAATGCCACCGTCCGTCGAGTTCTTAAAGCCGATCGGCATCGAGAGACCCGACACCAGCTCGCGGTGCAGCTGCGACTCGGTCGTACGCGCGCCGATCGCACCCCACGAGTACAGGTCCGAGAGGTACTGTGGCGAGATGGTATCGAGCACCTCGCACGCTACGGGCACACCCATGCTCGTGAGATCGAGGAGAAGCTggcgcgccacacgcaGACCCGAGTTGATCTTGAACGAGCCGTCCAGGTCAGGGTCGTTGATCAGACCCTTCCAGCCGACCGTGGTGCGCGGCTTTTCAAAGTACGCGCGCATAATCACCACGAGGCCGTCCTTCCAGCGCTGCTCGTACGCCTCGTGCAGTCGTCGGGCATAGTCCTTCGCCTGCTCGACGTCGTGGATCGAGCAGGGACCGACGATCACGAGCAGGCGGTCGTCCTGGCCGTTGAtcacacgcgccgcgtcgtgccggGCGCGGGCGATCGTAGCCTTCGACGTTTCGCTGACAGGAAGCTCCCTCATGAGCTCCTGCGGCGACATGAGCTGCTCGTAGCCCGTCACGCGCGTGTCGTTGGCATACACAATCTCTTCTGACATGCTGGCAGAGAGGCAACGACGAGTCACGCGCTGGCCCACGGCCGATGAGGCCGCTACCTTCACATTAGTCAGCGTTATGGATCCTATCACAGGACAGGGGCGCCGACCGCCTTTTTGAGCATCTCGCGCGCCCAGTTGGACGTCTTGCGGGTCTCGGGGCCGTTGCCGCGGCTGCGACCCACCTTGATGTACTCCATGACCCACggctgctgcagcttgGCCATGACGGGCCCAGATGGGTACGCTGAGGCAATATCGCCCAGGAGACCGATGGTGTTTCGCAGCAGTGTCTCGGAGCGGTCCATGTCGGACGCCACGATGCCGATAAACGCAATGGTATAGTCCATGTAGGGGAGGAGGACGTCGGCCTTGTCCGCCGAGCGGAAGCCCGACACAATGCCGACGTAGGCCTCGGCGATGCCCTCGCGAAGGTCGTTGACGTACTCCATCATCTCATAGTCCGTCGACTCGGGCGCGTTCTGCACCATGCtggcctgctgcagcacagccaTCGCCGTGGACAAGTACGCCTCGAAGGCTGGGCcgatcgcgagcgcgaTATCGCCAAAGCAACTGAGGATGTGAGGCTTAACGTTCCGGTGCAGCAGAGGGCTCTGCAGGTCTTCCAAGAGCGCGAGAATCAGCGTCTCCGTATACCGCGAGGCATTctcgccgagcgagcggcACACGTCGCCAACGATGCCGACGCTGATCGTGCACAGCTGGTGCTCTTCGTGGTTGCgcaggccctcgacgaGGAACGGCAGGAACGCCTCGAGGTACTTTTCAAAGTCAGCCTCGAGGGCCACAATCACCGTGCCGACGGCCACAAAGGCGTCTTCCAGCACGGTGGGCTGCTTCGCACTGTTCTGAATAAGCGTGAGCAGCGAGGTCATGAGGCGGTCGCCGATGGGCGCCATGCCAtgctgcaggcggcgcacggcaGCGATCAAGACACTGCACAGGTTGCTTTGCAGCTCAGCCCAGTTGTTCCGGTCGTCCAGACCAATGAGCTGCGGCACCATCGCATGGAGCGCCTCCTGGCGCTCAAGGATGTGCACCAGCACCGTGCTgacgtgcgcgaggcagTCCGTGGCGCAGTGGGCGATCGTCGAGGCCAGGGCCTCGTACGCGGACGTGCGGCTGTTCGACTCGTTGTTCGGCCGGTCCGTGACGAGCATGAGCTGCGTCACGATCATCTCAAAGTACGGCGacagcgacgtcgtcggtgGGTCCGGGTCGTCGAGCGAGGACAGGATGCCCTTGTGCTCGGCCAGGTTGATGAGCGCCCAGCACGCATGCGTCACGATCCGCGGCTCATCTTGCAGCGCGCCCAGAAGCGCCTGAATAAGCGGGCCGAGTTGGAGCTCGGGCGTGATGGCATCTGGCGCAAACTCGCACATGCGGCCGAGCGTCCAGGCCGTCGTGTCCTTGACGGCCGGCGATGGGTCGTGCAGGGTCTCGAGGACCGTCGGCAGCGCCTGTGTGACGAGCGTCGTGAGCAGCTTGCTTTCGGGGCCATCCATGATGCTGCCGAAGCAcatgagcgcggcgtcgcgacggcgccagTCGGGCGACTTGACGTTGCCCTCGATAAacggcacggcgagcgcgacgatgTGGTCGCCGACGACCTGCGCAAGCAGGCCAAGACAGGTGCCGGCGGCCTTGGACGTGTCCCACTCGTCCTCGTCGGTATCTTCGTCTTGCAgggccagcagctccatgAGCACCGGCGCAATTTCGGGCAGCGCGATCTGGGCAAAGTGGTACGACACGTGTGCCGGCTCCTCGTTGAATTCGAGCGCTTCGGCGGCCTCGAGCGAGAGCTCAATTTCCTCATCACACACCGTGGACCAGAACTCGACGGCCTGGAGCGCCACATGCGGCTCGGGATCGCGCATGCCCAGTACCGTGAGGCCAAACAGCGCTTGCTCCATGTAGAAGCGCATCTTGTCGTAGTATAGCTGCATGATCCGCACAAGGTTCTCGAACGCCGCGACCTTGACGGCGACATGAGGCGACTGCGTCGCCTCGCAGACGACCTGCATGATAAAGTTGCGCTCGCCCTCGCGCTCAAAGTTGAGGCGCACGAACTCGAGCGAGTTGAGCAgggcgcgcagcgcagcgagcTGTACCTCGGGCGACGTCTCCTCCTTCCGTGCGCCCTGAATGACGGCCGTGAGGATCTCGTTCGACTGGGCGGCGAGCACGGCGGGATCGACGACTTCGCACGTGAAGCCGATGGCctggagcgccgcctggcgcTGGCACGGGTTGTGCAGATCACCGATCGCCGCGAGGAGCTGCGACACGAGGTCCGGCCACATGCCGCGCGGCAGTTCGATGgcggcgatggcggcggTGACTTGCGCCGCGACGGTGCCGGCACGaggctcgctgctgctcagcgTCATGAGCACCTTGCTCTTGACCTGATCGCGCGCTTCTGCCGAGAGCGCCGTCCAGCGGTCGGCATAgtcctgcgcacgccgagcctcgcgcgccacgagcgcgTTTTTGAGAGCGAGGCCGGAGGCGGTGCGGATGTGCACGAGGGCAGCCTCCGACGCCATCTCACTCGACAGCGATGTCATGTACATGGGGTAGCTAtcacgcgccgctgcctccagcgcctgctcggcggccTGTCGGGTGGCATGGTCCGGCGACAGGGAGTGGGTGAGCAGTTCACCGGCATTCATCTTCTGTCGTGT
Protein-coding sequences here:
- a CDS encoding malate dehydrogenase, which codes for MKVTVIGAAGGIGQPLSLLLKQSPYVTELSLYDVVNAPGVAKDISHINTPAPVSGFLPDQDGLAQAVKDARLIIIPAGMARKPGQTRDDLFNVNASIAYGIAEGIAKSAPQAFVLVISNPVNSLVPVFAEVLKSHNVFDPKRLFGVTSLDLVRASTFVAEVTGRPQDADKFHVPVVGGHSGTTIVPLVSRTQPAAQLDQAQIEQLTHRIQFGGDEVIQAKNNTGSATLSMAFAGARFANAVLAAAQGATSDLPEYSYIDLTADEAGGRAIQDVVGHVPFFSVPITLGPNGVEKIHALGELSSYERQLVSQAVEGLQGNIAKGVSFKPTKL
- a CDS encoding conserved oligomeric golgi complex subunit 7, with translation MAEADAVAWLNREMRGLAPSRASGTWTQRVAESGAADPQHVETRLAELHRRIRSARSEHAAEIETQIQRARANVPQAAEQAQQVAREATHFRAALQALHHSEPPAALACVHRLTDIQHRMQHARNLLQAADAWSYVEADVHAHIQERDYARAAQRIADVRDSLAQFAHSEHVSAQTAVLARLSDTLLREVQPVLAAAITSGDVDAMELCAAVYARLQQDDALAELYLPARAERVHRVWADTDATLPAKMAQLGDALVALADEEVHTFAPRLFGNEAAVVIAHTLATLSPSLATCVATAQAPLPDMVQAYEVAHAWAARLEALLRGATTQPVVQLRGSRDWQPYIEEAFAPFKAAYRALEEAYIEQAWSDTQPSFAAQLDRAMVSSLSDDMAPWLQCVTLVAELLHDQVMLARALRTEALQRAHALGAPLSDTQAALHASLDPGVAHRLSSTMDLLRQRYQSHARVNAPMHLAQADDLDALHDWSLIRAGAKMLGVVREAGEAMDTALRAAQRLVMELVLTVFRQHLDMYVAHGAWREHAPARTDPRVPMPTFSLSPTEGMVRLGEGLLNLPRLFEALVEREWANFAYGVHALDDERPCKTRTLSAKMLTHDMPDDTLDYVLSAWLRSLTLALLASLQQDALPRIVASRECDRAQLAADLDYLSTIASALNASSSALREWVDVLQLDARAASALPASSPLRASRAFALVWTT
- a CDS encoding peroxin-6; protein product: MPPAHVAAEAQACAEADVDVAYVSVALEDALRDARTGASPLAISIVPRREACTSRTALWAAGRIVWARPLRPEMAEEAEVHARMAVYVHPALAGSTDVAVRAVEPVRLAAVYVAVAAGDYERLAADQAGVQDALDGRIVCTHACMPLLGTTARVLMSEPVAQGVVDASATRVYVIQERPAAAAEEDVAAAPPAIDERFLACDTSASPAFRARLMPHAQLVRDAIEAWQRRGNDAYVDIESVVLVRERALAHLALFDGDWAVATVWPDRKPRVVRVCMTSDALALDEAYVPPMLLQNLCDGATFDPMREVALHLDPLPPHVAEEAIELAEPPSKPPLMPCAEHMCIATIASPVTTDRAYDAQCADALRAYLADHPRILREGDVIAVALTAGRARFQHMDTAREQTPAASQMLHLPGHPPTYLRDAVYFCVSELTPELVDPETLQRRIPTTMPALRQWCLTLLASGSMAGAGCWVDAHTTRILQSGTVQRRVVTDVHGWLGLASDTPPCPPDHTPLTQPGSAWSRLASLLHAALSPRAQSLGVHVHLLLQGARGVGKRMLVRWAAQRVGVHVLELPSTMLVGDTDAHTEGALRARCERVRSCMPCVLLLRDIDLLVRRGAGEAAQQAVVKMLHRCLSDDGGVPLVIGTVDDAEACPSALRALFPETIELRPPSEPVRAQLLRMALETCEPGADVDVHALAVQTAALLADDLRDVVDRARLASIQRLGAAGTSDLVAARPVVSAADLDDALAAVRARYSESIGAPKIPNVTWDDVGGLAHVKHEILDTVQLPLEHPELFSDGVKKRSGVLLYGPPGTGKTLIAKAVATSCALNFFSVKGPELLNMYIGESEANVRRVFQKARDAKPCVVFFDELDSIAPQRGQQGDSGGVMDRIVSQLLAELDGMASGSAASDVFVIGATNRPDLLDPALLRPGRFDRLLYLSVAETHDAQLHILQALTRQFVLDDDVGDLRVIAEQCPFHLTGADFYALCSDAMLKAMSNKAAEIDAVVARLNAEPRAPEHAHWPHPLTVPFYLSEVAQPHEVRVRVSRRHFEEALRELSPSVSPQEMAHYRQVQQAFSQPSDPAAAEGLDTPPSRHEALDTAAAGPHTAPP
- a CDS encoding 3-deoxy-7-phosphoheptulonate synthase, which codes for MSEEIVYANDTRVTGYEQLMSPQELMRELPVSETSKATIARARHDAARVINGQDDRLLVIVGPCSIHDVEQAKDYARRLHEAYEQRWKDGLVVIMRAYFEKPRTTVGWKGLINDPDLDGSFKINSGLRVARQLLLDLTSMGVPVACEVLDTISPQYLSDLYSWGAIGARTTESQLHRELVSGLSMPIGFKNSTDGGIGVAVDAIRASSQPHAFMGVTDQGTAAIVKTSGNTDLHIIHRGGKSGTNYDAASVETSKANLLKALPERHPSIMIDVSHGNSNKDFRNQPRGSADIAAQLARGQKAITGIMIESHIHEGKQSEPKNGSTRADLSYGVSITDACVSWETTVHMLDELHAAILQRRQAT
- a CDS encoding dolichyl-diphosphooligosaccharide---protein glycosyltransferase: MATLETRQNVASLLRMVILFLIAVAAVSSRLFSVVRYESIIHEFDPWFNFRATKVLTQDGYYRFWNWFDPTAWYPLGRAAGGTVFPGLMVTSGTLYNILHFFHVPVNIRDICVMLAPMFSVLTVLAAYLFTSMMKDDAAGLLAALFIGIAPGYISRSVAGSYDNEAIAIFLLLFTFYLWVRSVRDGSMLFGMLTALSYFYMVAAWGGYVFITNMIPLHALVLVLMGRFSERLYVAYSSFYAIGTLASMQIPFVGFQPVRTSEHMAALGVFGLLQLIALTETVRRYVSSAQFKVLVRASVAILALAAFAALVALTYAGYIAPWTGRFYSLWDTSYAKKHIPIIASVSEHQPPAWSTYFLDLHCLALLFPAGLFFLFQELRDEHVFVVIYAVMASYFSGVMVRLILTLTPCVCVCAAVAASTLIDTYAGASPEAPKRTERTPRTKRLPIESRCLVIGCLMLVLELFVLHCTMITSMAYSSPSVVLASQQNDGSSVIIDDFREAYYWLRENTPQDAKVMSWWDYGYQIAGFADRTTLVDNNTWNNTHIATVGKAMASPEERAYPILRQHDVDYVLIIFGGLLGYSGDDLNKFLWMIRISQGLWPDEIKEHKFFTSSGEYRVDDEASPTMRDSLMYKMTYHRYNELFGGQAGMDRARNSRGPSTSPQLATLDEVFTSENWLVRIYQVKKEDALGRSLSAAQAFDQGQPLRSAPFPIHADAIVP